In a genomic window of Streptomyces noursei ATCC 11455:
- a CDS encoding MFS transporter has product MDVYQGAVASLVPFFVAERAYTYATASGIVLAAALLSSVAQPLFGALTDRRALPWLLPVSTVLGGLGIALSGLTGSYPLTLAFVAVSGVGVAAYHPESARVARLASRGSHSAMGWFSLGGNLGFAAAPVLVTAVIATGGLRQSPLLLIPALAGSVLCLPALRLLSRTTTRAPQNDPRTAPQSDPPAPAPSPGPRSGPAPSSITDEADGADEGPWRVGDDKTSFVKLSLAVACRSIVFIGLSTFLAFHVRQRTGGGPATGTVALCVLYLGGAVGTVLGGSLANRWDRVTVVRRSYLLSVAAVAGVVYVPGPAIYAFVALASAGLYVPFSLQVTLGQDYLPSRMGTASGITLGLAVSIGGLASPLLGSLADATSLRTALSPLILMPVVSWLLFRTLPEPAPPQTLSSAPPTTKTKETKRETKKETTKQATKAKETTNSAGSTST; this is encoded by the coding sequence GTGGACGTCTATCAGGGTGCGGTGGCGTCGCTCGTCCCGTTCTTCGTCGCCGAGCGTGCCTACACCTACGCCACCGCCTCCGGGATCGTCCTCGCCGCCGCACTCCTGTCCTCGGTCGCCCAACCGCTGTTCGGCGCCCTCACCGACCGCCGGGCACTGCCCTGGCTACTGCCCGTCAGCACAGTGTTGGGCGGACTGGGGATCGCGCTCAGCGGCCTCACCGGTTCCTATCCGCTGACGTTGGCGTTCGTGGCGGTTTCCGGGGTCGGGGTGGCCGCCTACCACCCCGAGTCGGCCCGCGTCGCCCGGCTCGCCAGCCGGGGCAGTCACTCCGCGATGGGCTGGTTCTCGCTGGGCGGCAACCTCGGCTTCGCCGCGGCACCCGTCCTGGTCACCGCGGTCATCGCGACCGGCGGCCTGCGCCAGTCACCCCTGCTACTGATACCGGCCCTGGCCGGCAGCGTGCTGTGCCTGCCCGCCCTGCGCCTGCTGAGCCGGACAACGACCAGGGCGCCGCAGAACGATCCCCGGACCGCCCCCCAGTCCGACCCACCTGCCCCTGCCCCTTCCCCGGGCCCTCGCTCCGGTCCGGCCCCCAGCTCCATCACTGACGAAGCAGACGGAGCGGACGAAGGCCCCTGGAGGGTCGGCGACGACAAGACCTCCTTCGTCAAACTGTCCCTGGCAGTGGCATGCCGGTCCATCGTCTTCATCGGCCTGAGCACGTTCCTCGCGTTCCACGTCCGGCAGCGCACCGGAGGCGGTCCGGCTACGGGCACGGTGGCGTTGTGCGTGCTCTACCTCGGTGGGGCGGTGGGCACCGTGCTGGGCGGCAGCCTCGCCAACCGCTGGGACCGGGTCACCGTCGTCCGCAGGTCCTACCTGCTCTCCGTCGCCGCAGTGGCAGGCGTCGTCTACGTTCCCGGCCCGGCGATCTATGCGTTCGTGGCACTGGCCTCCGCCGGCCTGTACGTTCCGTTCTCGCTCCAAGTCACGCTCGGTCAGGACTATCTCCCCTCGCGGATGGGCACGGCCAGCGGGATCACCCTCGGCCTGGCCGTCAGCATCGGCGGACTCGCCAGTCCGCTCCTCGGCAGCCTGGCGGACGCCACTTCCCTTCGTACGGCGCTGTCCCCGCTGATCCTGATGCCCGTGGTGAGCTGGCTGCTGTTCCGGACGCTGCCCGAGCCGGCCCCGCCGCAGACACTGTCCTCCGCACCACCGACAACGAAGACGAAGGAAACAAAGAGAGAAACAAAGAAGGAAACAACGAAGCAGGCAACGAAGGCGAAGGAGACGACGAACTCGGCCGGGTCGACGTCCACTTGA
- a CDS encoding CPBP family glutamic-type intramembrane protease has protein sequence MTNLPATNLPAAREPVRRRRGPVVYLVIANLGMWIAMSPLLLSGFRRGSAREETSTLAEVCIAAAMFAPALAAIFVTRLVEPGGRVRDALALQWPRPWGRGVRACLMGLAVPAGLTAAALVIGTAAGAYPLGELHWGTLGGWAGGMLVQIVVSLPLFFGEELGWQGYLFPRLARVGGGTHLLRAYLLTGCAFALWHLPTLLMGGQYPGRPWYVSVPAMLVSCTLILPVFTWLRLRSGSVLPAVLAHAFVSSASVGMVREFADPTATLDPLHMGLTGWPGWIASGALGTFLALTGRLRTPPHAPTSGSVPTGQPVAKGA, from the coding sequence ATGACGAATCTCCCGGCGACAAATCTCCCAGCAGCGCGGGAACCCGTACGGCGGCGGCGCGGGCCGGTGGTCTACCTGGTGATCGCCAATCTGGGTATGTGGATCGCGATGTCGCCGCTGCTGCTCAGCGGGTTCCGGCGCGGGAGTGCGCGAGAGGAGACCAGTACCCTGGCGGAGGTCTGCATCGCGGCGGCGATGTTCGCGCCGGCGCTCGCCGCGATCTTCGTGACCCGCCTGGTCGAGCCGGGCGGTCGGGTGCGGGACGCACTGGCCCTGCAGTGGCCCAGACCCTGGGGACGTGGCGTACGAGCCTGCCTGATGGGTCTCGCCGTGCCTGCCGGTCTGACCGCCGCCGCACTCGTCATCGGCACCGCCGCGGGGGCCTACCCGCTGGGTGAACTGCACTGGGGCACGCTGGGCGGATGGGCAGGCGGAATGCTGGTGCAGATCGTGGTGTCACTACCACTGTTCTTCGGCGAGGAACTGGGTTGGCAGGGCTACCTGTTCCCCCGCCTGGCCCGGGTCGGCGGCGGTACGCACCTGCTGCGCGCGTACCTCCTCACCGGTTGCGCCTTCGCGCTCTGGCACCTGCCCACACTGCTCATGGGCGGGCAGTACCCCGGCCGGCCGTGGTATGTCTCGGTGCCCGCGATGCTGGTGAGCTGCACGCTCATCCTGCCGGTCTTCACCTGGCTGCGACTGCGCTCTGGCTCGGTACTTCCCGCCGTGCTCGCGCACGCCTTCGTCAGCTCGGCGAGTGTCGGCATGGTCAGGGAATTCGCCGACCCGACCGCCACATTGGACCCGCTGCACATGGGACTCACCGGTTGGCCCGGCTGGATCGCGTCGGGCGCGCTGGGCACTTTCCTCGCCCTCACCGGCCGACTCCGCACCCCACCCCACGCCCCAACCTCCGGCTCCGTCCCCACGGGCCAACCCGTCGCAAAAGGCGCATGA
- a CDS encoding NmrA family NAD(P)-binding protein, with amino-acid sequence MPESETVTVLVTTPRGVVGRHVTEALRDRSDVRFLVRSAATAQALEGAVRGEVFHGDAANPEDVRRAVEGVDRLFLAHPFAEDQIAAETALGVAAVEAGVRRIVKLGARSFGSGIAPDAVTGNHDVITDRLRDAGIAELTVLQPDRFLQNFLPAAPAIARGTFADPAGPGARGYVDVRDIADVAVAELLADRPVGGAIEISGPAALTLAELAASFGNALGVPVRHVDVPLDDAWRAGLAECGVSPRTIDGLHDLYTNYRREGVAGLGEGLQRVLGRPPRSADDFATQVLRPAASSGVPGPGC; translated from the coding sequence GTGCCCGAGTCCGAGACTGTGACCGTGTTGGTGACCACGCCGCGGGGGGTGGTGGGCCGCCATGTGACCGAGGCGTTGCGAGACCGGAGCGACGTGCGCTTTCTGGTGCGTTCGGCGGCGACCGCCCAGGCACTGGAAGGAGCGGTGCGCGGGGAGGTCTTCCACGGGGACGCAGCCAACCCCGAGGACGTGCGGCGCGCGGTCGAGGGTGTGGACCGGCTCTTCCTCGCGCACCCCTTCGCTGAGGACCAGATCGCAGCGGAGACCGCCCTCGGTGTGGCCGCCGTCGAAGCCGGCGTACGGCGGATCGTCAAACTCGGCGCCCGGAGTTTCGGCTCCGGCATCGCCCCCGACGCCGTCACCGGCAACCACGACGTCATCACCGACCGTCTGCGCGACGCCGGCATCGCGGAGCTGACGGTCCTTCAACCCGACCGCTTCCTCCAGAACTTCCTGCCCGCGGCACCCGCCATCGCGCGGGGCACGTTCGCCGATCCGGCCGGGCCCGGTGCCCGGGGCTATGTGGACGTACGTGACATCGCCGACGTCGCGGTCGCCGAACTCCTCGCGGACCGGCCGGTGGGCGGCGCGATCGAGATCAGCGGCCCCGCGGCACTGACCCTGGCCGAGCTCGCCGCCTCCTTCGGGAACGCGCTCGGTGTGCCGGTGCGGCACGTCGACGTACCACTGGACGATGCCTGGCGCGCCGGGTTGGCGGAGTGCGGAGTCTCCCCACGGACCATCGACGGACTGCACGACCTGTACACGAACTATCGCCGTGAGGGTGTGGCGGGCCTGGGCGAGGGCCTCCAGCGCGTGCTCGGCCGGCCACCGCGCTCGGCCGACGACTTCGCCACGCAGGTCCTGCGGCCGGCGGCATCGTCGGGTGTTCCCGGGCCGGGATGCTGA
- a CDS encoding RidA family protein, translated as MQHLVRPEGAPPVNNYSHAVAFTGPMVVVSGQVPVDSAGQVVGEGDPEAQIHQIYANLTTALKAAGSDLDHIVKLTVYLTDLADLDTFRRVRDEYQDAARPPACSLVKVAGLVNPAFRAEVEAWAVVPTAS; from the coding sequence ATGCAGCACCTCGTCCGGCCTGAGGGCGCGCCGCCGGTCAACAACTACAGCCATGCGGTGGCGTTCACCGGCCCGATGGTCGTGGTCTCCGGACAGGTCCCCGTGGACAGCGCCGGCCAAGTGGTCGGCGAAGGGGACCCCGAAGCCCAGATACACCAGATCTACGCGAACCTCACCACGGCCCTCAAGGCAGCCGGCTCGGACCTCGACCACATCGTCAAGCTGACGGTGTATCTGACCGATCTGGCGGATCTGGACACGTTCCGCCGGGTCCGGGACGAGTACCAGGATGCCGCGCGCCCGCCGGCATGTTCGTTGGTCAAGGTCGCCGGACTGGTCAATCCGGCATTCCGTGCCGAGGTCGAGGCATGGGCAGTGGTCCCGACCGCGTCCTGA
- a CDS encoding ArsR/SmtB family transcription factor has translation MTDTATANATTPDPDVVDALRALANPMRLQMLLWLRDPLRNFAGMETIADPLEVGVCVSHIQAKAGLAQSTVSAYMAELQRAGLVRATRVGKWTHYKRDEQRIAQFVTVLGQTL, from the coding sequence ATGACGGACACGGCGACTGCAAACGCGACCACACCGGATCCCGATGTGGTCGACGCGTTGCGGGCGCTGGCGAATCCGATGCGCCTGCAGATGCTGCTGTGGTTGCGGGATCCCCTCCGCAACTTCGCAGGTATGGAGACCATCGCCGACCCGCTCGAAGTCGGGGTCTGTGTGAGCCACATCCAGGCCAAGGCGGGACTCGCCCAGTCAACGGTGTCGGCGTACATGGCCGAACTCCAGCGAGCGGGGTTGGTGCGGGCGACGCGGGTGGGCAAGTGGACCCACTACAAGCGCGACGAGCAGCGCATCGCCCAGTTCGTCACCGTGCTCGGACAGACGTTGTAG
- a CDS encoding phosphotransferase produces the protein MSSDSAITTFSDGWDSEARLVAGRWVERRPRRPEVAGQLVMETGLMPWLAPQLPLPVPVPAVVTDEPLVVRHALVPGEPLAAPTAAQGRRLGDFLRVLHAADTAEAERRGVPSASRVSGERVAWVGEFTSRVLPLLPADRCAPAAALLAEVTALPAHTLVHGDLGPEHVLARDGDLTGVIDFGDVHIGDPAIDLAWALHATPPAFAEALAATYPVTPQLRQRALLWHRLGPWYEVTHGLDLGDPHTVSSGLDGVLDRLRAAP, from the coding sequence ATGTCCAGCGACTCCGCGATCACGACTTTTTCCGACGGATGGGACAGCGAGGCGCGCCTGGTCGCCGGCCGGTGGGTGGAGCGTCGTCCCCGCCGTCCGGAGGTCGCCGGGCAACTGGTCATGGAGACGGGACTGATGCCGTGGCTCGCTCCGCAGCTGCCGCTGCCCGTCCCGGTGCCTGCCGTCGTGACCGACGAGCCGCTGGTCGTCCGGCATGCCCTTGTCCCAGGCGAACCGCTCGCGGCACCGACCGCCGCGCAGGGGCGCCGACTGGGAGACTTCCTCCGCGTCCTGCACGCCGCCGATACGGCGGAAGCGGAACGGCGCGGAGTGCCGTCCGCATCACGGGTAAGCGGCGAACGCGTCGCGTGGGTAGGGGAGTTCACCTCCCGTGTCCTGCCGTTGCTCCCCGCCGACCGGTGCGCCCCGGCCGCCGCCCTGCTCGCTGAGGTGACTGCACTGCCGGCCCACACCCTCGTCCACGGCGACCTCGGTCCCGAACACGTCCTGGCCCGAGACGGCGACCTCACCGGCGTCATCGACTTCGGTGACGTCCACATCGGTGACCCCGCCATCGACCTTGCCTGGGCGCTGCACGCCACGCCACCCGCGTTCGCCGAAGCCCTCGCGGCCACCTATCCCGTCACCCCTCAACTCCGCCAACGCGCCCTGCTCTGGCATCGCTTGGGGCCCTGGTACGAGGTCACCCACGGGTTGGACCTCGGCGACCCGCACACGGTCAGTAGCGGACTGGACGGGGTCCTCGACCGCCTGCGGGCCGCGCCCTGA
- a CDS encoding alpha/beta hydrolase — MVSIEVSDFYEEWATRSGAVIDAAAGEAPDSLEDARLAYRKFFQDTLPAPDGVAFDAVDAGGVAAERVITAGAVDGRYLVYLHGGAYIAGDPQGYRGLVGHLARRLRAHALVPDYRLAPEAPFPAAVEDAVTAYRWLLEQGVEPEDVVLAGDSAGGALAVSTLVAARDQGLPMPAASIAISPWANLEHTGATMFSLDGVDPSVGREGLRRAAGIVLGRAPANGPLASPVFADTRGLPPVLIQIGGHEVMLSDALRLAAKLAEDSVPTRLDVAPEMGHVWHLLVSHLPAADKAVADAVAFALEHLRAE; from the coding sequence GTGGTCTCGATAGAGGTTTCCGATTTCTACGAGGAGTGGGCGACCCGCAGTGGCGCCGTCATCGACGCGGCTGCGGGGGAAGCGCCCGACTCCCTTGAGGACGCCAGGCTTGCCTACCGGAAGTTCTTCCAGGACACCCTTCCCGCGCCGGACGGGGTGGCGTTCGATGCCGTGGACGCCGGCGGCGTGGCCGCCGAGCGCGTGATCACGGCAGGTGCGGTTGACGGCCGGTATCTGGTCTACCTCCATGGGGGCGCGTACATCGCGGGCGACCCGCAGGGATACCGCGGGCTGGTCGGCCACCTCGCCCGGCGCCTGCGCGCGCACGCACTGGTGCCGGACTACCGGTTGGCGCCCGAGGCGCCCTTCCCGGCCGCGGTCGAGGATGCGGTGACGGCCTACCGCTGGTTGCTGGAGCAGGGAGTGGAGCCGGAGGACGTGGTGCTCGCCGGTGACTCGGCCGGTGGCGCGCTGGCGGTCAGCACCCTGGTCGCGGCCCGCGATCAGGGCCTTCCGATGCCGGCGGCCTCGATCGCCATCTCGCCCTGGGCCAACCTGGAACACACCGGGGCCACGATGTTCTCCCTCGACGGTGTCGACCCGTCCGTCGGCCGGGAGGGGCTGCGCCGCGCCGCGGGAATCGTCCTGGGTCGGGCTCCGGCGAACGGCCCGCTGGCCTCACCGGTTTTCGCCGACACCCGCGGTCTGCCGCCGGTACTGATCCAGATCGGGGGGCACGAGGTGATGCTCAGCGACGCCCTCCGGCTCGCCGCCAAGCTGGCGGAGGACTCCGTGCCCACGCGCCTGGACGTCGCCCCGGAGATGGGGCACGTCTGGCATCTCCTCGTCAGCCATCTCCCCGCTGCGGACAAGGCCGTCGCCGACGCCGTCGCCTTCGCGTTGGAGCACCTGCGTGCGGAGTGA
- a CDS encoding AraC family transcriptional regulator produces the protein MTKIRHEPIAPTRAQWLSPGAGIDAHRHDDHQIVYAARGVLAITTDAGTWVAPANRAIWVPAGRAHAHQAHGTLELHLVGLPATDNPLGLDEPTVLTVSPLLRELILAYTRAPHDEGPERARLRAVLLDQLRASPQQPVHLPAPTSPRLQALCALLRADRADNRTLAALGREIGASDRTLSRLFKSELGMTFPQWRTQLRLYHALVLLAENTPVTTVAHLCGWSSASAFIDVFRRAFGHTPGAHQAEAGRSAVNARITPGNIHDGTLG, from the coding sequence ATGACGAAAATCCGTCACGAGCCGATCGCACCGACCCGCGCCCAGTGGCTGTCTCCCGGTGCGGGCATCGACGCCCACCGCCATGACGACCACCAGATCGTCTATGCCGCCCGCGGAGTGCTCGCCATCACCACGGACGCCGGGACCTGGGTCGCGCCGGCCAACCGCGCCATCTGGGTGCCGGCCGGCCGTGCGCACGCCCACCAGGCCCACGGCACCCTCGAACTGCACCTGGTGGGCCTGCCCGCCACCGACAACCCGCTCGGCCTGGACGAGCCCACCGTGCTGACCGTCAGCCCCTTGCTGCGCGAGCTGATCCTCGCCTACACCCGCGCACCGCACGACGAAGGCCCCGAACGCGCACGCCTCCGCGCCGTCCTGCTCGACCAACTGCGCGCCTCGCCGCAGCAGCCCGTGCACCTGCCCGCCCCCACCTCGCCCCGGCTCCAGGCGCTCTGTGCGCTGCTGCGCGCCGATCGGGCCGACAACCGCACCCTGGCTGCCCTGGGCAGGGAGATCGGTGCCAGCGATCGCACCCTCTCCCGCCTCTTCAAGTCCGAGCTCGGCATGACCTTCCCGCAGTGGCGGACCCAACTGCGCCTGTACCACGCCCTGGTGCTGTTGGCGGAGAACACCCCGGTCACCACCGTGGCCCACCTGTGCGGTTGGTCGTCCGCCAGTGCCTTCATCGACGTCTTCCGTCGTGCCTTCGGCCACACGCCGGGCGCCCATCAGGCGGAAGCCGGGCGGTCCGCAGTCAACGCCCGCATCACCCCAGGCAACATCCACGACGGCACGCTGGGCTGA
- a CDS encoding TIGR03620 family F420-dependent LLM class oxidoreductase yields MGGIDGLDLGAFGIYTFDFEHQPAVQLRESIQELEEQGWRAIWIPEVGGREALTHAGFLLSATERMHVINGIARIWSRGARSTYGASLLLADAYPHRHVLGLGFGGEPRPGGKPVTAMIEYLDELDALAPSNPAPHAPMHRVLAAYGPRMLELARERSAGAHTYHVNVAHTAQAREILGPDAFLGVEHAVLFESDPATARAVAREHLHGYLSTPYNVAKFRRLGYAEEEIANGGSDRLVDDFVFWGDLDTIVEKLNGHVAAGADHVGVQVIGVEPGRSAMPHLRRLGEALLPRSGAA; encoded by the coding sequence ATGGGTGGTATTGACGGCCTGGATCTCGGCGCGTTCGGGATCTACACCTTCGACTTCGAGCACCAACCGGCCGTGCAGCTGCGCGAGTCGATCCAGGAACTGGAGGAACAGGGATGGCGGGCCATCTGGATCCCTGAGGTCGGCGGGCGCGAGGCACTCACACACGCCGGCTTCCTGCTCTCCGCCACCGAGCGGATGCACGTCATCAACGGCATTGCCCGAATCTGGTCGCGCGGGGCCCGCTCCACGTACGGCGCCAGTCTCCTCCTCGCCGACGCCTATCCCCACAGGCACGTACTCGGCCTGGGGTTCGGTGGCGAGCCGCGGCCAGGGGGCAAGCCCGTGACGGCGATGATCGAGTACCTCGACGAACTGGACGCACTCGCGCCGTCCAACCCCGCGCCGCACGCCCCGATGCACCGCGTCCTGGCCGCGTACGGGCCCAGGATGTTGGAGTTGGCGCGCGAGCGTTCGGCCGGTGCCCACACCTACCACGTCAACGTGGCCCACACCGCACAGGCGCGGGAGATCCTCGGGCCGGACGCGTTCCTCGGGGTGGAGCATGCGGTCCTGTTCGAGTCCGACCCTGCCACGGCCCGCGCCGTCGCCCGGGAGCACCTGCACGGGTACCTTTCCACGCCGTACAACGTCGCGAAGTTCCGCCGGCTCGGCTACGCGGAGGAGGAGATCGCCAACGGCGGCAGTGACCGGCTCGTCGACGATTTCGTGTTCTGGGGCGACCTGGACACCATCGTCGAGAAGCTGAACGGTCATGTCGCGGCGGGTGCGGACCACGTCGGGGTGCAGGTGATCGGGGTCGAGCCGGGTCGGTCCGCGATGCCGCACTTGCGCAGGCTCGGCGAAGCCCTGCTGCCGCGGAGCGGTGCCGCCTGA